In one uncultured Methanoregula sp. genomic region, the following are encoded:
- a CDS encoding zinc-ribbon domain-containing protein, which produces MAYPDLYNDESVLLNAQNVKVKSVTFEAVLTTKRLILVDSKKHLIAPQEILLATLRDVEEGENAIRDPTITLSLITNSGATRQMILTFSKTSGGDRKRECDEWIRILRQNLSPTFQHQMRPNPEVPTPPPEPVHVFAPQPTYVPETAAPARVEITNAPQPKKKIEIARPIMKIVENPPTMPKPIETTSLPVGSFCNRCGNRVPPESVFCNRCGTPVVRDPDQVIQPDTPVQAPTPQAPPQVSPPPASIPQLHVPIPPPVFGSAAGERKERPIEQVIHSIEPLIEDSVPRTEPAPLIIKPQPVQLVTHTPVEPVPEPVVTAEGSPETASGVQWPVVASDGSPSGPAPAAAVAPAEIPPPPLPAPRSSGKKYIAIVIAIIVILAVVGSAILFINPQQTPTPAVTPTTAVPTLTPVVTATTVTPQETMLPVMTASPTPSATTVSSSQIVIPSTGVWVRVNYPGSYASSIGTPGAETARTDTGEHLYRVSTSTGIVVASVQKVDATGNELRVEVYKDGNLVTEKTTTGPKGIVEIQIDLRPTPAPTTPTPMPVVTTTTISGSGNVTANQTQKNT; this is translated from the coding sequence ATGGCATATCCTGATCTCTACAATGATGAATCGGTTCTCCTGAATGCGCAGAATGTCAAAGTCAAATCAGTGACGTTTGAGGCCGTCCTCACAACAAAACGTCTGATCCTCGTCGACAGCAAAAAACACCTCATTGCACCCCAGGAGATCCTGCTTGCAACCCTCCGGGATGTCGAAGAGGGAGAGAACGCTATCCGCGACCCGACAATCACGCTCTCGCTCATAACCAACAGCGGCGCGACGCGACAGATGATCCTGACCTTCTCCAAGACTTCCGGTGGCGACCGGAAAAGAGAATGTGATGAATGGATCAGAATCCTCAGGCAAAATCTTTCACCAACGTTCCAGCACCAGATGCGCCCGAATCCTGAAGTTCCAACACCTCCACCGGAACCCGTTCACGTATTTGCACCACAACCAACGTATGTGCCGGAAACTGCTGCTCCTGCACGGGTAGAGATCACGAATGCACCCCAGCCAAAGAAGAAGATCGAGATTGCCCGTCCGATAATGAAGATCGTTGAAAACCCCCCCACGATGCCCAAACCGATCGAGACCACGTCTCTGCCGGTTGGGTCATTCTGTAACCGGTGCGGGAACCGGGTTCCTCCCGAATCGGTGTTCTGCAACCGCTGCGGCACGCCGGTTGTCCGTGATCCTGATCAGGTAATCCAGCCTGATACACCAGTTCAGGCTCCCACCCCCCAGGCACCTCCTCAGGTCTCCCCACCACCTGCATCAATCCCTCAGCTGCACGTACCGATCCCTCCCCCGGTATTCGGCTCAGCCGCTGGCGAAAGAAAAGAGCGGCCCATCGAACAGGTCATCCATTCGATCGAGCCCCTTATCGAAGACTCGGTTCCCAGGACAGAACCTGCACCGCTGATCATAAAACCACAACCGGTCCAGCTAGTCACCCATACACCTGTGGAACCTGTACCAGAACCGGTTGTTACTGCTGAAGGTTCACCGGAAACGGCTTCCGGTGTTCAGTGGCCGGTCGTCGCATCGGATGGATCACCCTCCGGGCCAGCACCCGCCGCAGCTGTTGCACCGGCAGAGATTCCACCACCCCCTCTCCCGGCGCCAAGGTCATCCGGCAAAAAGTACATAGCAATCGTCATTGCTATCATTGTGATCCTTGCAGTTGTCGGCAGTGCGATTCTGTTTATCAATCCCCAGCAAACGCCAACCCCAGCAGTAACGCCCACGACTGCCGTGCCAACCCTGACACCGGTTGTCACCGCAACAACAGTTACCCCGCAGGAGACCATGCTGCCGGTGATGACTGCCAGTCCGACACCGTCTGCAACAACTGTTTCGTCATCACAGATCGTTATACCGTCTACCGGAGTGTGGGTCAGGGTAAATTACCCGGGATCCTATGCCTCGTCAATAGGAACTCCCGGCGCGGAGACTGCCAGGACGGACACCGGGGAACACCTCTACCGGGTTTCCACCAGTACCGGCATCGTTGTGGCATCAGTCCAGAAAGTGGATGCCACCGGCAATGAACTCCGGGTTGAAGTGTATAAAGATGGAAATCTGGTCACCGAGAAAACAACAACCGGCCCGAAAGGAATTGTCGAGATACAAATAGATCTCAGACCTACACCAGCGCCGACAACCCCAACTCCCATGCCGGTTGTTACCACCACAACCATTTCAGGCAGCGGGAACGTTACCGCCAACCAGACCCAGAAAAACACCTGA
- a CDS encoding flavin reductase family protein codes for MEKITIGPMPYMSVMPTLLVGANVNKKANYMTAAWATVACMAPPMVCVALNKTRYTVKGIEENQTFSLNVPPVKYVVETDHCGLVSGSHEDKSHVFSSFYGKLKSAPLAEECPVNIECRVFKSIDCGSHLLYIGEVIEIHADKSCITDGKPDATKIHPIVYAQATYFGMGQPVEKAFLAGKKYAKK; via the coding sequence ATGGAGAAAATCACCATCGGCCCGATGCCATACATGAGTGTCATGCCTACCCTGCTCGTGGGCGCAAATGTGAACAAAAAAGCCAACTATATGACGGCTGCATGGGCAACCGTTGCCTGCATGGCACCGCCGATGGTCTGCGTTGCGCTCAACAAGACCCGGTATACCGTGAAGGGGATTGAAGAGAACCAGACGTTCAGCCTGAACGTACCCCCGGTGAAGTACGTGGTCGAGACCGACCACTGCGGGCTGGTTTCCGGATCACATGAGGACAAGTCTCATGTATTCTCGTCGTTTTACGGCAAACTGAAAAGCGCACCTCTCGCGGAGGAATGCCCCGTTAATATAGAGTGCAGGGTCTTCAAATCCATAGATTGTGGGAGTCACCTGTTGTATATCGGGGAGGTCATTGAGATCCATGCTGACAAGTCGTGTATAACTGACGGGAAGCCGGATGCGACAAAAATCCACCCGATTGTGTATGCCCAGGCAACGTATTTCGGGATGGGCCAACCGGTTGAGAAAGCGTTCCTTGCCGGAAAGAAGTATGCGAAGAAGTGA
- the cdhC gene encoding CO dehydrogenase/CO-methylating acetyl-CoA synthase complex subunit beta, with amino-acid sequence MFETIPVDVGLVHEGERVRKNDMQVELGGPSLPEKFEIVRVRQPDQIEDGAIRIIGPDISDMEEGKHYPLGILVEITGARVETDLEGVVERRIHEYCNYIEGFMHLNQRYDIWIRLSKKSFRKGLTSFRFIGQVMIELFRNELPIIEKIQVSFITDPEKIRALYTKVLQTYEARDARARGLLDEDVDSFYGCALCQSFAPTHVCVITPQRYANCGAISWFDGRAAAGIDPKGPIYAIEKGECLDAENGEYSGVNESAKKRSMGEVNRVYLYSAFGYPHTSCGCFEGIAFYIPEVDGFGIVLRGFRDPTVNGLPFSTMADSTAGGRQVEGFHGISIEYMRSKRFMHADGGYDRVVWMPIETKERLKQFIPEDVFDAIATEKDVSSIPELKTFLEGHGHPVVKRWKAEDEEPQESPGIQTVFAAGDIPIHAGGFKIILKNARITAEKVIIQPIRPVPRHGGEPSGAKKD; translated from the coding sequence ATGTTTGAGACAATACCTGTAGATGTCGGCCTTGTTCATGAGGGTGAGCGTGTCCGGAAAAACGACATGCAGGTCGAGCTGGGGGGCCCGTCCCTTCCGGAAAAATTCGAGATCGTCCGGGTCCGCCAGCCGGATCAGATCGAGGATGGAGCAATCCGCATCATCGGTCCCGATATCAGCGATATGGAAGAAGGGAAGCACTACCCCCTCGGTATTCTCGTGGAAATTACCGGCGCACGGGTCGAGACCGATCTTGAAGGTGTAGTTGAGCGTCGGATCCATGAATACTGCAATTACATCGAAGGTTTCATGCACCTTAACCAGAGGTACGATATCTGGATACGCCTCTCAAAAAAATCATTTCGTAAAGGTCTCACTTCGTTTCGTTTTATCGGTCAGGTGATGATCGAGCTCTTCAGGAATGAACTGCCCATTATTGAAAAAATTCAGGTCTCGTTTATTACCGACCCCGAGAAGATCCGGGCACTCTATACAAAAGTGCTCCAGACCTACGAGGCACGGGATGCAAGAGCCCGCGGTCTCCTGGATGAGGATGTTGATTCCTTCTATGGCTGTGCACTCTGCCAGTCTTTTGCCCCTACCCATGTCTGCGTTATAACCCCCCAGCGGTACGCAAACTGTGGCGCCATCAGCTGGTTTGACGGCAGGGCTGCAGCAGGCATTGACCCGAAAGGCCCGATTTACGCCATAGAAAAGGGGGAGTGTCTTGATGCGGAGAATGGCGAGTACAGTGGTGTGAACGAGAGTGCAAAGAAGCGGTCCATGGGAGAAGTGAACCGGGTTTACCTTTACTCTGCGTTCGGTTACCCCCATACCTCCTGTGGCTGTTTTGAAGGTATTGCGTTTTACATCCCGGAAGTTGACGGGTTCGGGATAGTCCTGCGGGGTTTCCGCGACCCGACTGTGAACGGCCTCCCCTTCTCGACCATGGCGGATTCGACCGCCGGCGGCCGGCAGGTTGAGGGGTTCCATGGCATCTCGATCGAGTACATGAGGTCAAAACGGTTCATGCATGCCGACGGTGGGTATGACCGGGTTGTATGGATGCCCATCGAAACAAAGGAGCGTCTTAAGCAGTTCATTCCGGAAGATGTCTTCGATGCTATTGCAACGGAAAAGGATGTATCCTCTATCCCGGAACTCAAAACCTTCCTTGAAGGTCATGGGCATCCGGTTGTAAAACGATGGAAAGCCGAAGATGAAGAGCCGCAGGAATCTCCCGGTATCCAAACGGTATTTGCAGCAGGGGATATCCCAATCCATGCCGGCGGGTTCAAGATTATCCTGAAAAATGCACGGATCACGGCAGAAAAAGTGATTATCCAGCCAATAAGACCTGTACCCAGGCACGGAGGTGAACCAAGTGGCGCAAAAAAGGATTGA
- a CDS encoding AAA family ATPase, producing the protein MKIAVCGKGGVGKTFIAGSLARCLVQAGHPVLAIDADSSPNLALTLGLTSGDAARIVPVAENEELIRLKTATEYPGVFRLTFTVDDIIRNHAVLTPSGVHLLVMGTIRAMGSGCTCPAHSVVKALMRHLVVERNEAVILDMEAGIEHLGRGTAGHVNSLLVVTDANRKSLEVAATICRLARESEIAHVGLVGNRVDESRHETAIRSFADEHGLDVIAIIPYDMQVTETGISGNALDESSSVAFQVIRELSSRLIRDGE; encoded by the coding sequence ATGAAGATAGCAGTTTGTGGGAAAGGCGGCGTTGGCAAGACTTTTATTGCCGGGTCTCTGGCACGATGCCTGGTGCAGGCCGGACACCCGGTGCTGGCGATCGATGCCGATTCATCTCCCAATCTTGCATTGACCCTGGGTCTCACAAGCGGGGATGCTGCCCGTATCGTTCCTGTTGCGGAGAACGAGGAACTTATCCGCCTGAAAACAGCTACAGAATATCCCGGTGTCTTCCGTCTGACTTTTACGGTCGATGACATCATCCGGAACCATGCGGTCCTCACGCCTTCCGGAGTACACCTCCTTGTCATGGGAACCATCAGGGCCATGGGAAGCGGCTGCACATGTCCAGCCCATTCGGTGGTCAAAGCCCTGATGCGCCACCTGGTTGTGGAACGGAACGAAGCCGTCATACTCGATATGGAAGCAGGGATCGAGCATCTCGGGCGTGGAACTGCCGGTCACGTTAATTCCCTTCTCGTTGTTACCGATGCGAACCGGAAATCGCTTGAGGTTGCTGCAACGATCTGCCGGCTTGCCCGCGAATCGGAAATCGCTCATGTAGGTCTCGTCGGAAACCGGGTTGATGAATCCCGGCACGAGACCGCCATCCGGAGCTTTGCAGATGAACACGGCCTAGATGTTATCGCCATTATTCCGTATGATATGCAGGTTACTGAAACAGGGATATCAGGAAATGCTCTTGATGAATCATCATCTGTCGCTTTCCAGGTAATCCGGGAACTTTCCTCCCGCCTTATTCGGGATGGAGAATGA
- the cdhA gene encoding CO dehydrogenase/acetyl-CoA synthase complex subunit alpha, whose protein sequence is MSKKGVNLRIQELKTEGAHIRDLNITIGSIIRDTWEEKQGPTPFPTLTTLRSWDKRLLDRYKPFYMPFCDLCCLCTYGKCDLTGKKRGACGISMPAQQSRTVLIAACIGAATHTSHSRELLNYLTEKFGRDHPISFGDVGIEVEAPITRLVCGIKPTTLGDFEQVLDYCENQITQLLAVTHTGQEGNNLDFESKVFHAGMIDHVGMEVADIAQICTLNFPRADPEAALADLGLGTVDLEKPVILVVGHNVPPAAGIIDYLRDNNLSSTIEVTGICCTALDVTRYSSKAKIIGPISWQLRYIRSGVPDVIVIDEQCVRTDTLEEAARIHTPLIATSEKNCLGLPDRTHDSVADIVEGFVNGTVTGALILDPEKAGVVAVRTAQAVAPKRKKKGTLPSKEQLIEFAKKCTQCVLCRRACPNDLPLPQAIKAAAAGNLSGLDEIYDDCLGCGRCEPACAQKIPVHSLIVSAADKKTREDKYCLRTGRGPIQDVEIRKVGGPIVLGEIPGVVAFVGCANYPKGSREVAEMCMEFAKRRYIVCTSGCSAMSAGMYRDDEGKTAYERYSGAFEAGGIVNVGSCVANSHIAGAAIKIASVFAKRPLRGNYEEIADYVYNRVGAVGVAWGAMSQKAVAIAAGFWRLGIPVVVGPHGTKYRRMLLGRSDRDEDWYVHDARTGEKVYVGPVPEHLFFAAETKEEAMVMIAKLTMRPNDTSKGRANKLAHYVDLHKRLVGGIPPDVHVFVRNKADIPLTMRDEIERHLAAHAWKEQPIPDPTLLPRMIHKKV, encoded by the coding sequence ATGAGTAAAAAAGGTGTGAACCTCAGGATACAGGAACTGAAAACCGAAGGTGCACATATCAGGGATCTCAATATAACCATCGGTTCGATAATCCGGGACACCTGGGAAGAAAAGCAGGGTCCGACGCCTTTCCCGACCCTGACAACGCTGAGGTCGTGGGACAAGCGTCTCCTTGACCGGTACAAACCCTTCTATATGCCGTTCTGCGACCTCTGCTGTCTCTGCACTTACGGGAAATGCGATCTCACCGGGAAAAAGCGGGGTGCCTGCGGTATCTCCATGCCGGCCCAGCAGTCCAGGACCGTTCTGATCGCTGCATGTATCGGGGCTGCTACGCATACCAGCCATTCCCGTGAGCTCCTCAACTACCTGACAGAAAAATTCGGACGCGATCATCCCATCAGTTTCGGAGATGTGGGTATCGAGGTTGAAGCCCCGATAACACGACTGGTCTGCGGCATAAAACCCACCACTCTCGGCGACTTCGAACAAGTCCTGGATTATTGCGAGAACCAGATAACCCAGCTCCTTGCGGTAACGCATACCGGCCAGGAAGGCAATAACCTGGATTTTGAGTCCAAGGTCTTCCATGCCGGCATGATCGATCACGTGGGAATGGAAGTTGCTGATATCGCCCAGATCTGCACGCTGAATTTTCCGAGGGCCGACCCGGAGGCGGCTCTTGCTGATCTCGGTCTTGGGACCGTTGACCTGGAAAAACCGGTCATCCTCGTTGTCGGTCACAATGTGCCCCCGGCAGCAGGAATTATCGATTACCTCAGGGATAACAACCTTTCTTCAACGATTGAGGTAACGGGTATCTGCTGCACGGCACTTGACGTGACACGATACTCCTCAAAAGCCAAAATTATCGGGCCGATCTCCTGGCAGCTGCGCTACATACGGAGCGGTGTTCCCGATGTGATCGTTATCGATGAACAATGTGTCCGCACGGATACCCTGGAAGAAGCCGCCCGTATCCATACACCCCTCATCGCCACTAGCGAGAAGAATTGTCTTGGCCTTCCCGACAGGACACACGATTCTGTTGCGGATATTGTTGAAGGATTTGTGAACGGAACGGTAACCGGTGCCCTGATCCTTGATCCTGAAAAAGCAGGTGTAGTTGCCGTTCGTACTGCCCAGGCAGTTGCCCCGAAACGGAAGAAGAAGGGAACGCTTCCATCAAAAGAGCAGCTCATAGAATTCGCGAAAAAATGTACCCAGTGCGTGCTCTGCCGCAGGGCCTGTCCCAACGATCTCCCGCTTCCCCAGGCGATAAAAGCGGCAGCTGCGGGCAACCTGTCCGGCTTAGATGAGATCTACGACGACTGTCTCGGTTGCGGGCGCTGTGAGCCAGCCTGTGCCCAGAAGATCCCGGTCCACAGTCTTATCGTATCTGCAGCCGACAAAAAAACCCGGGAAGATAAGTACTGCCTCCGGACGGGCAGGGGTCCTATCCAGGATGTGGAGATCCGGAAAGTGGGCGGTCCTATCGTCCTTGGGGAGATCCCTGGTGTTGTGGCCTTTGTCGGGTGTGCAAATTATCCCAAGGGCTCACGGGAAGTGGCAGAGATGTGCATGGAATTTGCCAAACGCCGCTACATTGTCTGCACTTCGGGCTGCTCTGCAATGTCAGCCGGTATGTACCGTGACGACGAAGGGAAGACGGCGTACGAGCGTTACTCAGGTGCCTTTGAGGCTGGCGGGATCGTCAATGTGGGATCGTGCGTTGCAAACTCCCACATTGCAGGGGCTGCTATCAAGATAGCGAGTGTCTTTGCAAAACGCCCGCTGAGGGGCAATTACGAAGAGATCGCAGATTACGTGTACAACCGTGTCGGGGCAGTCGGTGTCGCATGGGGGGCCATGTCCCAGAAAGCCGTTGCGATAGCAGCAGGATTCTGGCGTCTGGGTATTCCCGTTGTTGTAGGCCCGCATGGCACAAAGTACCGCCGTATGCTGCTCGGGCGTTCGGATCGTGACGAAGACTGGTACGTGCATGATGCAAGGACCGGTGAGAAGGTGTATGTTGGCCCGGTACCGGAACACCTCTTCTTTGCTGCCGAAACAAAAGAAGAAGCAATGGTGATGATCGCCAAACTGACCATGCGGCCCAATGATACGAGCAAAGGCCGGGCCAATAAACTGGCACATTATGTCGACCTTCATAAACGGCTTGTCGGAGGGATACCCCCCGACGTCCATGTGTTTGTAAGGAACAAGGCTGATATTCCTCTCACCATGAGGGACGAGATCGAGCGCCACTTGGCCGCGCATGCCTGGAAGGAACAGCCCATTCCCGATCCGACGCTCCTTCCCCGGATGATCCATAAGAAGGTGTGA
- a CDS encoding AAA family ATPase, translating to MKTIVTMGRGGTGKTSFVALMARYLIEKKQTPLLLVDADPDQNLAEMMGVDLDAAGKSTIAELLSDTFIARGGTTVGIPPSKRIETRIWEEGLYEGSDFDLIAVGTKWVEGCYCLPDAALKNALGQITKQYRYILIDSPGGLEHLNRKIAHDVDLIIDVMGPSSKSFAHVRRAYRVIQEVGIGFKEFYVVGGFAFPADLHDRAASGTGLPYLGKIERDEALAEYVLAGKSLLGLPGTSIAYRSVSALLDAVLPE from the coding sequence ATGAAAACGATTGTGACAATGGGCCGGGGCGGGACCGGGAAAACAAGTTTCGTGGCCCTGATGGCACGATATCTCATCGAGAAGAAGCAGACGCCCCTCCTTCTTGTCGATGCGGATCCCGACCAGAATCTGGCAGAGATGATGGGTGTCGATCTCGACGCTGCGGGAAAGTCTACGATTGCAGAACTGCTCTCGGACACGTTCATTGCCCGGGGTGGAACGACTGTCGGCATTCCCCCTTCGAAACGGATCGAGACCCGAATATGGGAAGAAGGGCTCTACGAGGGCAGTGATTTCGATCTCATTGCGGTCGGGACCAAGTGGGTTGAAGGATGTTACTGCCTTCCCGATGCAGCCCTGAAAAATGCACTCGGCCAGATCACAAAACAGTACCGCTATATCCTCATCGATTCCCCCGGGGGTCTCGAACACCTGAACCGGAAGATCGCACACGATGTAGATCTGATCATCGATGTCATGGGGCCCTCCAGCAAATCCTTTGCCCATGTCAGGAGGGCGTACCGGGTAATCCAGGAAGTGGGGATCGGGTTCAAAGAATTTTATGTGGTGGGGGGATTTGCATTCCCGGCGGATCTTCACGACCGGGCTGCATCCGGGACGGGCCTCCCTTATCTTGGAAAGATCGAACGCGATGAAGCACTGGCAGAATACGTACTTGCCGGAAAATCCCTGCTGGGTCTTCCCGGCACTTCGATTGCATACCGCTCTGTTTCAGCTCTTCTGGATGCTGTTCTTCCGGAATAA
- the cdhB gene encoding CO dehydrogenase/acetyl-CoA synthase complex subunit epsilon: MPMNESWQTAEIPGPKKASLIVKPDIADAMIRRAKRPIMIVGHGIIEYDVEGKKLIDCLIELAKKAKIPVVVTASTNKEFLLRHYTPAAIMPAVDISNRLTDPSWKGLDGKEPYDLAIFVGLPYAMESTILSGLKHFAPGVKTMTLDCLYQPNASWSFPNSTIKDWAANLKGIVMGLGD; the protein is encoded by the coding sequence ATGCCGATGAACGAATCCTGGCAGACCGCAGAAATCCCCGGCCCCAAGAAAGCGTCCCTCATTGTGAAACCGGACATTGCCGACGCGATGATCCGCAGGGCAAAACGGCCTATCATGATCGTAGGTCACGGGATCATCGAATACGATGTGGAAGGGAAAAAACTCATAGACTGCCTCATCGAGCTTGCAAAAAAAGCGAAGATCCCGGTCGTGGTTACTGCAAGTACCAACAAGGAGTTCCTTCTCCGGCATTATACCCCCGCAGCCATCATGCCTGCCGTGGATATCAGCAACCGGCTCACGGATCCTTCCTGGAAAGGACTTGACGGCAAGGAGCCTTACGATCTCGCTATCTTCGTGGGTCTTCCTTATGCAATGGAATCAACGATCCTTTCCGGGCTCAAACATTTTGCCCCCGGTGTGAAGACCATGACTCTTGACTGCCTGTACCAGCCCAATGCGAGCTGGTCGTTCCCCAACAGCACGATAAAAGACTGGGCAGCAAACCTTAAGGGGATCGTAATGGGACTGGGGGACTAG
- a CDS encoding FxLYD domain-containing protein translates to MAKERFQRLHTVYIILGLLVAGILICFLVIASPMLHYFIPMDNPKMNAGSPDTSSPSTPDFSMDSFLGSAGMDASTNLKIMSSELHRDGSNSWVAGKIKNTSNETYKGFTIYFNLYDSKGKSIGSTYVLMGELAAGDTKEFRTNPSKGMASSARLKYIIGSS, encoded by the coding sequence TTGGCAAAGGAACGTTTCCAGAGGCTGCATACCGTCTATATTATATTAGGGCTCCTGGTTGCCGGCATACTTATTTGTTTTTTAGTGATAGCCAGCCCGATGCTGCATTATTTCATCCCCATGGACAATCCTAAAATGAATGCAGGCTCACCAGATACAAGCTCACCATCAACCCCGGATTTCTCGATGGATTCATTTCTGGGATCCGCCGGAATGGATGCATCAACAAATCTGAAAATAATGAGCAGTGAGTTGCACCGGGACGGTTCCAACTCGTGGGTTGCGGGAAAAATAAAGAATACCAGTAACGAGACATACAAGGGATTTACGATTTATTTTAACCTGTATGATTCAAAAGGTAAGTCAATAGGATCAACATATGTGCTGATGGGAGAACTCGCGGCAGGAGATACCAAAGAGTTCAGGACGAACCCCTCAAAGGGTATGGCTTCATCTGCAAGGTTAAAATATATCATAGGTTCTTCTTAA
- the serS gene encoding serine--tRNA ligase, which translates to MLDIRFVRASPEIVKADLRKRNDPEKNGWVDDLLAKDARSRELKVETDVLRQRRNTIAREINAAKKAGQDATALMAEAAALPQKIRDHDSEQEEIRTTIKSYLMRLPNILHESVPVGKDDTENAEIKRVGTPRTFDFEIKNHGQLASEQGWADFERATKTSGAGFYFLKGSLVLLDLALQRYAIDLLVRKGFTPVIPPYMINRISYEGVTDLGDFEKVMYKIDGDDAYLIATSEHPIGAMYQDEIFEEKDLPLRLAGISPCFRREIGAHGLDTKGLFRVHQFTKVEQFVYCMPQDSWRIHEELLENAEEIFQGLGLPYRVVNICTGDIGTVAAKKYDIEAWMPREEAYKEVVSCSNCTTYQAVRLNIKVRDKSDFESKQHLHTLNSTAIATSRVIRAILENYQDANGTVTVPEVLIPYMNGREIL; encoded by the coding sequence ATGCTTGACATAAGGTTTGTACGGGCCAGCCCGGAGATCGTGAAAGCAGATCTCCGTAAGAGAAATGATCCTGAAAAAAACGGGTGGGTCGACGACCTTCTCGCAAAGGATGCCCGTTCCCGGGAACTCAAAGTCGAGACCGACGTGCTCCGGCAGCGCCGCAACACCATAGCCCGCGAGATCAATGCCGCAAAGAAAGCCGGTCAGGATGCAACGGCGCTCATGGCCGAGGCTGCGGCACTTCCCCAGAAGATCCGCGACCACGATTCTGAGCAGGAAGAGATCCGGACTACCATCAAATCCTATCTCATGCGCCTCCCCAATATCCTTCATGAGAGCGTGCCGGTGGGAAAAGACGATACGGAGAATGCCGAGATAAAGCGTGTCGGAACTCCCAGGACCTTTGATTTCGAGATAAAAAACCACGGCCAGCTGGCATCTGAACAGGGATGGGCGGATTTTGAACGGGCCACAAAGACCAGTGGTGCCGGATTTTATTTCTTAAAAGGAAGTCTTGTCCTTCTCGACCTTGCACTCCAGCGATATGCCATCGACCTGCTGGTACGGAAAGGGTTCACTCCGGTCATTCCACCTTACATGATCAACAGGATCTCCTATGAAGGGGTGACTGATCTCGGGGATTTCGAGAAAGTCATGTACAAAATTGATGGAGACGATGCGTACCTTATCGCAACAAGCGAGCACCCGATCGGCGCGATGTACCAGGACGAGATTTTCGAAGAGAAAGATCTCCCCTTAAGACTTGCCGGGATTTCGCCCTGCTTCCGCCGGGAAATTGGTGCCCATGGTCTCGACACAAAGGGACTTTTCAGGGTTCACCAGTTCACCAAAGTCGAGCAGTTCGTATACTGCATGCCGCAGGATTCATGGCGGATCCATGAAGAACTGCTTGAAAATGCCGAGGAAATATTCCAGGGCCTCGGTCTTCCCTACCGGGTAGTCAATATCTGTACCGGAGACATCGGTACGGTTGCCGCGAAAAAATACGATATCGAAGCCTGGATGCCACGTGAAGAAGCTTACAAGGAAGTTGTCTCGTGCAGCAACTGCACAACGTACCAGGCAGTGCGGCTCAACATAAAGGTCCGGGATAAAAGCGATTTCGAATCGAAACAGCATCTCCATACCCTGAACTCCACCGCTATCGCAACCTCGCGGGTCATCCGGGCAATCCTCGAGAATTACCAGGACGCAAACGGAACGGTAACGGTTCCAGAAGTGCTTATACCTTACATGAACGGTCGTGAGATACTCTGA